TTCCGGCAGCAGGTTCGCCAGGGCCGGTTCCAGGGCATCGGTGTTTTTGCCGTGTAGGGCTGAAATCGGGAAAACGTGTTCAAACCGGTAGCGCCTCTGCATGGCGTCGATGACGTGGAGCAGTGGTTCCGGTTGCGCCAGGTCCACCTTGTTGATGGCCAACACCAGGGGTTTGCCCAGGGTCTGCAGATGATCGAGCAGGGCTGTATCCTGGGGATCTGGTTGATTATAGCTGTCGGTCACGAACAGGATGACATCGCTGTCCGCAGCCGCCTGCCGCGCCGCCCGCATCATCATCTCCTGCAACCGATACGCCGGTTCCAAGAGCCCGGGCGTGTCAAAATAAACGATCTGAAAGCCGTCGCCGGTCTGAATGCCGATGATGCGATGGCGCGTGGTCTGCGGCTTGGCGGTGGCGATGGAAAGTTTGAAGCACAGCAGGTGATTGATCAGCGTGGACTTGCCGACGTTCGGCCTGCCGAGAATGGCAACGTAGCCGGAGCGGAATCCCGAGGATGTGGAGCCTGCCGTTGCCATCAGAGATAGGCGTCCAGCGTGTGGCTGTCGAACAGCCGGTCGACCAATTCGACGCCGCTGACCAGCCGGAGCGTGTGAAACTGGCAGCCGTTGCGCAGACATCCTTCGATAATGCCGCCGTTGGGAAGATGCAGGGCAAACATGGAGGCCGAACACACCTGACAGCGCTGATCATTGTCATTGAGGGAAACGCGGCAGTGCGGACAGAAAAATTCCACTACGCCGCCTTCGTCTACCTCTATCTCAAACACGTTTTTAAAGCTGCCGTATACCGGATCCAGATAAATGAGTCCTTCCTGATCCTTATACTTCACTAAAACGGACACCGAGGCGTAGCCGTTGATGGTGTGTTCGGCATCCATCAGACTGTGGCCATTGGGGCAACTGGCATTCTGAATCCGGATGGCCTTGCTGGGCAGCTCGATTTCGAGCGTCTCCTTTTGTTTTTTCGACATGGATCAACCTCCTCATCGCTAGCTTAATACGACTTGGCGACCAGCACCCTTTGCGCTGATGGAGCGCCGCAGACGATGCAACGACCGGGCGCCTGGTCGCCTTCAATCGGCTGCAGACGGATGGTGGCCTTCGCATCCTGCTGAAATTTTTCTTCGCAGGCGCCCTGACCGCACCAATGCACCCAAAAAAAACCGCCCGGCGATTCCAGCCGCTCGATCAGCTCTTGGTACGTATCGCAAGTGAACGTATTGGCATCCCGGTTGCGCAGTGCCCGCGCGTACAGATCCTTCTGAATCTTTTCCAGCAACGACTCGATGGTGGCGAGCAGGCCGTGTTGGGGCACGGCCATCTTTTCTCCGGTATCGCGCCGGACGACGATCACCTGATTTTGCGCCA
This genomic stretch from bacterium harbors:
- a CDS encoding proline--tRNA ligase (catalyzes the formation of prolyl-tRNA(Pro) from proline and tRNA(Pro)) — translated: KGRITYKIDDRDQYRPGYKFNEWEKRGVPLRIEMGPKDVAQNQVIVVRRDTGEKMAVPQHGLLATIESLLEKIQKDLYARALRNRDANTFTCDTYQELIERLESPGGFFWVHWCGQGACEEKFQQDAKATIRLQPIEGDQAPGRCIVCGAPSAQRVLVAKSY
- a CDS encoding GTPase Era — its product is MATAGSTSSGFRSGYVAILGRPNVGKSTLINHLLCFKLSIATAKPQTTRHRIIGIQTGDGFQIVYFDTPGLLEPAYRLQEMMMRAARQAAADSDVILFVTDSYNQPDPQDTALLDHLQTLGKPLVLAINKVDLAQPEPLLHVIDAMQRRYRFEHVFPISALHGKNTDALEPALANLLPEGEPLYSPEDLTEHPERFFVAEIIREKIFLNYHDEIPYSTAVVIDEFHEQPGRKDLIRARIVVERDTQKAIIIGKNGQSLRKIGESSRKEIEAFLQRPVFLELWVAVREKWRKRDSLLREMGYQQG